One part of the Terrimicrobium sacchariphilum genome encodes these proteins:
- the pgp3 gene encoding virulence factor Pgp3 — MSVQSDNSRVQYVGNASTVTPYTVPFYFFDNTDLRVVATTAVGVDTTLTLGTDYAVTGAGNEAGGSITTTAAIPNTSKVTIFRQVPMTQTTVYEENSDFPAKSHERALDRATMLAQQNSRTVGRSLKVRESDGAKNDLTTVANSVIGFGGDSQPRTFTPAQLAVWLNLTQQYFGEGTKTWLTNSDRATAVPDFLGQVGVQLDNASLWVANGTSAGNWTDPVPGIADGSISTVKLADGVLSADATGRAKMADAFLTLAKIGAGIFTADSTGRGKFASGFVDSSLCASGLWRAIAPAGAVIQTVSASVSASSSFSTAIPLDATIPQNTEGTQVISASITPSSSSSKIKVSWSLQLSRQSGTDPDVIAALFSGAANAIFSTCFELYARQENRTAAYIDSPSTTSPVTYSVRVGASGGTTIYLNSTPSLSTLLGATAVSTLFLEEIKG, encoded by the coding sequence ATGAGTGTGCAGAGCGATAATTCCAGAGTGCAGTACGTTGGCAATGCCTCGACTGTCACGCCGTACACCGTGCCGTTCTATTTTTTCGATAATACGGATTTGCGAGTGGTCGCGACAACCGCTGTTGGAGTCGATACGACATTGACTCTCGGGACTGATTACGCCGTAACCGGTGCAGGTAATGAAGCTGGAGGAAGTATTACCACGACCGCAGCTATTCCGAACACTTCCAAGGTGACAATCTTCCGTCAGGTTCCAATGACCCAAACGACGGTTTACGAGGAGAACTCCGACTTTCCGGCTAAGTCCCACGAACGTGCCCTGGATCGGGCAACCATGTTGGCACAGCAGAACTCCAGAACGGTAGGGCGGTCGCTGAAGGTGCGCGAGAGCGACGGGGCGAAGAACGACCTTACGACCGTTGCCAATTCGGTGATAGGATTCGGCGGCGACTCTCAGCCCCGGACGTTCACTCCGGCGCAGCTTGCGGTATGGTTGAACCTGACGCAGCAGTATTTTGGCGAGGGAACGAAAACATGGCTTACGAATTCCGATCGGGCAACGGCGGTTCCGGATTTCCTCGGACAGGTCGGTGTGCAACTGGATAACGCCTCGTTGTGGGTTGCCAATGGCACATCCGCCGGGAACTGGACTGATCCCGTCCCAGGAATCGCTGACGGGTCCATTTCAACGGTTAAGCTCGCTGATGGAGTTCTCTCTGCCGATGCGACGGGTCGGGCAAAAATGGCTGATGCGTTCCTCACGCTGGCCAAGATCGGAGCGGGTATTTTTACGGCTGACTCCACGGGGCGCGGTAAGTTCGCTTCCGGCTTCGTGGATTCCAGTCTTTGCGCCTCGGGCTTGTGGAGAGCAATAGCGCCAGCAGGAGCTGTTATTCAAACGGTTTCCGCCTCGGTATCGGCCTCATCCAGCTTTTCAACAGCCATACCGCTTGACGCGACAATCCCGCAGAACACAGAAGGCACACAGGTTATTTCTGCGTCTATTACGCCATCAAGTTCCTCGTCAAAAATCAAGGTGTCATGGAGCTTGCAGTTGTCTCGTCAGTCAGGAACAGATCCAGACGTAATTGCTGCACTATTTAGCGGCGCTGCGAATGCAATCTTTTCGACTTGTTTCGAGCTATATGCTCGCCAGGAGAATCGTACCGCTGCCTACATTGATTCACCGTCCACAACAAGCCCTGTGACCTATAGCGTTCGCGTCGGAGCCAGCGGGGGAACGACGATTTACTTGAACTCGACGCCATCCCTCTCAACGCTGCTTGGTGCTACAGCGGTATCAACTCTCTTTCTGGAGGAGATCAAGGGATGA
- a CDS encoding DUF1353 domain-containing protein has translation MSYRDGRQALLAPLVYVSKDGERFEVPAGFVTDYASVPSIFWNIPGFDPYGPAKFPAVLHDWLYSLRGGEPHRKTRAQCDALFLEAMQEVGVGWLHRRIIWAAVRLCGGIWSMSQPWAK, from the coding sequence ATGAGCTATCGGGACGGGCGGCAGGCGCTACTTGCGCCGCTCGTATATGTCTCCAAGGACGGAGAGCGGTTCGAGGTGCCAGCGGGATTCGTGACGGATTACGCCTCGGTTCCGTCGATCTTCTGGAACATCCCGGGCTTTGATCCGTACGGCCCGGCGAAGTTCCCGGCGGTGCTGCATGACTGGCTGTATTCGCTGCGGGGAGGCGAACCTCACCGGAAGACCCGTGCGCAATGTGACGCGCTCTTTCTCGAGGCCATGCAGGAGGTAGGGGTGGGCTGGCTTCATCGGCGCATCATCTGGGCGGCGGTGCGCCTTTGCGGCGGCATTTGGTCGATGTCTCAGCCATGGGCGAAATGA
- a CDS encoding CHAP domain-containing protein, with protein sequence MTSTLPPLAVSPLEIAARYVGTRETSRNQGPEIALFWNDTSYPQGDDNREPWCAAFVCFCLAEAARQGWRPKVKALPKEAAVRYFLDWCRGRYGVEVWANDGKRLPQAGDIAVFLPKLSHIGFVESVSGRTLNTIEGNTDDGGSREGDGVHRRQRALSFPGWFVRFQNPITSA encoded by the coding sequence ATGACGAGCACTTTGCCACCGCTTGCGGTTTCACCCCTCGAGATCGCGGCCCGATACGTCGGGACCCGGGAGACTTCGCGCAACCAGGGGCCGGAAATCGCGCTCTTCTGGAACGATACCAGCTATCCGCAGGGCGACGATAACCGGGAGCCGTGGTGCGCGGCCTTTGTGTGCTTCTGCCTGGCTGAAGCTGCCCGGCAAGGATGGCGTCCGAAGGTCAAAGCGCTCCCCAAGGAGGCGGCTGTCCGGTACTTCCTCGACTGGTGCCGGGGGCGCTACGGCGTCGAGGTGTGGGCGAACGACGGCAAACGGCTACCGCAGGCCGGAGATATCGCCGTTTTCCTGCCGAAGCTCTCCCATATCGGATTTGTCGAGAGCGTGTCCGGACGCACGTTGAACACGATCGAGGGGAACACTGACGACGGCGGAAGCAGGGAAGGGGATGGCGTTCACCGGCGGCAGAGGGCACTATCGTTTCCCGGGTGGTTTGTGCGATTCCAGAATCCTATCACCTCGGCTTGA